GGATCTGGGGCTTGAGTATTATCCAGAGTGCTCTCTGAGGTTGTTGGAACAGCCACCTGCTGGTCTGGTTATCAAAGAGCAGGGAGATTTCCAGGTGAGTGTGTATGGGAATGCTAGAAAATCTACAAGCTACAGAAGGAACAGGCTCTCTGGACCCCTCACCTGGCCTTACGAAAAGGAAGGGCTTCTAACTCAACTCAGATGACATCACTTGCCACCTTTTCTTGAAGTGTGGTCGGTAGACCAGTGGCAGCAGCATCACCCGGGCACCTGCTAGCAACGGAGAATTCTCGGTTCCATCTCAGGTACCTGTGCACACTGAAGTTGAAGGGCAGGCCCCTGGCTGCAGCTGAGCGCTCCAGGAACATTAGCCAGCTGCTCCAGTGACATGGGAGCAGGACAGGGACAGGCAGCCTCATTACCTTTATGCTTCTGCAGGGCCTTCTGGGTGGATTGCAGCACAGACTCATGGAACTGATGTGCAAACTCCTCCGCCATGAAGGGCTCCCACGGCTTGCTCTTCCCGTTGATGCTGTGGGACAGTGGCACAGGAATGTCCTTGGGCGCAGGGCCCCGGATGTAATGAAGCATGCTTAGGCTCTTCTTGCCACCGGGGGCCTCGCTCAGCCTAGCCTTCTCGCCGCTGGCAGGAGCTGGCTCCTGGACCCGCGACAGCTCCTGGGGCCGGAGCTGCTCCAGTCGCCCCGGCTCCGTGCCCTTTGCGACGTCAGACAGGGAAGCAGCAACACCCACAGGCTTCTCCGTATCCAGAGAGGCTGGCTGCGTGGCTGGTTCTTTTAGAGACAGAAAGCGAGCAAAATGTTAAGAGCGGCAAGTGAATGGGCAGACCCTGACCTCTAGAGCTTACATTTAATAAAGACCTAGAGCAAAGGACCAAGACTCAGGGGGCCATTTAATTAAAAGTCAGTGAGCGCGTGTGGTTGGAAGGTGGGGTTGTGTTCAGCAGCAAGTCCATCCTTGAAAGGCGCCTCAGGAAGGCatctggaaagaaagagaatctgaCAGAAGAAGCAAGTTGCTTCAGGTCACGCAAAAGGTAGATGTTACGTGGCCCAACCCGCTAAGAAAGACCATGTTAAGATTTGAGAACAGGAGGGCTGGACCATAAAGATTTCCTGCTCCACTCAGCAGCGCAGGGAGGTTTAATCGAGGCCgagagagacggagggagggagagatagggggagagaggaggtgtGAAAGCAGGTGTCAGAGAGGCCTGCAGGGCAGAACAAGGAAGGCGGAGATGCCGGAAAAGAGTGCCAACTCGGGGCCGACAGGAGCATCAGAGCCGAAGCAGAAGGTGCCGGAATCGGGGCACGGGACTTCCGAGGTCCGAACGGATGGCAGCTGTGACTACACTGACCGACTGCAGACAGCCCTGCGGAAGCCGGGACCTTCCCCACCGGCTCCCAGCCCTGACTTCCCACGCCTGCTGGGTCCCGAGGACAGCTTTCCTAACTGTGCAGGGAGCTTGtgtgagagagatggagagcaaAATGCAACTGTTTCCAGGAGGAAAGATTCGTGATGAAGAAGACCTTGAGGGGTCGCCTCTGACCTCGGACAGCCCTCGGGACAGTCCCAGGCAGCAGAGGAAGGGGCTGTCCTTCCCGCCCTGGGCCTTACCGCTCAGGGAGACAGCAGGACTGTCCCTCGGAGAGTTCCTGAGCGGGTCTGCCACTGCTGCGGACAGTGCCTTCTGCTTCACGGCACGGAGCATTTCAACCAGTTTCTCTTTGTCTATGAGAAAAGCAGCCTGAGGTTAACACCACCGTGGCACACGCTGAGAGGGCAAGGGAGCAGGCTTGTAGCCCAGGCCGCAACTGGCAGGTCCAAGTCCTTTAAACCAAGAACAACAAAGCAAGCACCAAGGGGACAGGCTGTGTTTAAAGGAAGAAACCTTCATTTTAGAGTGAGCCCAGATTCCGCTCAGCTTTCACTACAGAGTGTTCTAGACCCATTCCAAAAATAACCGTGTGTACGACAAAATAACGGGTTCTATGATCTTCGGAGGTGATTTCCGACGCCATGTTCTTATTTAAAAGACTCACAAGCACAAAAGGTCCCAACACAAAGAAGCAACCCCGGAGATCCACACAGCAGCTCAGGAAGCACAGGCTGCTTCCAGGCGCGTTCTCCTCCCCTACAGCGCCGGGCACGCGAGCACAAGCCCCAGGATGGTTGCCATCTACCGAAACGGGACCAGACCCCCGTGACGCCTGCCACTGCCGTTTCTGTGGCCGTGGCACTTGTTACTGACTGGCTTCCTCTAGCAATTCAGTCAGGCAAAAAGATGCTTGTTACAGATAAGACTGTGGCTGCTCCCAGGGACCGGTGCTGGTGATCAACACATCATTGGCCCTGACAATGCACGGGTTCCACTTCACTGGTGAAAAGCAAAACGCCAACTGCTACACTCCACTAACGAGCTAAGCAGAAGCAAGTCCGTGGCCAGTAAGTGCTTCTGCTTTCATCTGAATTCCTTCGAGAGAGAAGTGACCACCTAGGTGTCAGCAAGCTGGACTCGGAAGTGTGCAAATGAGCACCCAGACAGGCCAAGTTCGCACCTGAACTCACATCCTGGCGCTACGCAAGTGTGTGGGGCAGGCCAAAGAAGGGAATACCAGAACGTGTTCAGACCGCACCACTCCTTCTGCACTGTGGACTCCAGCCCAGAGAGGCGGCCCCAACATGGCCCCGGGTGGCTGGATGGACCTGGAAGCACCTTCCAGGGCAAGCTGTCCCATCACAGCATGTGCTGGCTCTGCCTGGCCGCCCCGGGCCTCCTGCCGTCGTAACACAAAGCACCGTGGGCCACGTCGGCGCCCACCAAGAGGAAACAGCCGCTACCACAGGAAGGTGCAATGCAACCCGGCaccggggggagggggttgccCTACTTGCCGCCCCAGGTGCTAGGAGGTCTAACAAGTGACAAGAGCAGCTGACAAAAGTGGGCtttacaaagaaaacagaggccacTGATGAGATAAGAGAAATGTGCTCCAAGGAGGGGGATTTGTGTTTGGGGTGGAGTGAAAGTCGATGCCAGAGAGACACTGGGGCAGGCCTGTGAGAGCAAAGCGGCCACCTCCTTGGGGGCCAGAGGGAGCTGAGACAGCCCCAGGACGAAGTGGTTTCAGATCCCACCAGGAGCCTTGGGCCTGCTTTTCCAGAAGCTCGTGGCCACAGAGTGGCCCCACCCTGTGAGGCCCACAGCAGGCCATACCTTTCCTCTTCTCGGCACTGATGTGAGTCAGGTTGAAGATGGTCAGGAACTTCTTCTTCTCCTCGAAGTTGGGGCTGTTGTTCATCTCGTCGGGACTATAGCGGGTGGACAGTGCGAGTCTCGGTGAAGGCGTCTGCCGCTTGCTCTGAACCGTCGGGGGCGACGGGCTTCTCTCCCTCAGCATCCGCCGCCGCTTCCTCCGCTTCTGGGTCAGCAATTCCTCCTTCTGCTGTTGGGTGGTCAAGCCAAAAAGTTGCAAAAACTCTAGCTTCTAgattgggaaagaaaacaaatgagtttGAAACCACTGGCAGTGGCATGCTTCCACTGTCTCAGGGGCCCCTCCGGGAGTCCATGCAACCCATGTGCCGTGGCCAACTCTATGCCGGGCCACAGAGGAGCAGGGCCCGGACAGTGAGCACACCCAGACACCTGCAGTCCGCGGGAAAGTGGGAGCGCAGGGAGGCCTGGCAAGTGCACCCAGGACAGCGGGAGGGAAGCCAAGGAGCAGGCAGTGACAGGGCCACCaaaagcccagcccagccccgcaGCAGGGACCATGTTCCAGGTACCTCGGAGGACGTGTCCAGCTTGAGTGGCGGCTGCTCGGCCACGCAGCGGAGGTGGGCCCTGACCTCCTCCTCGTCGCTCTCATCGTAGGAGTCATCCAGGTCGTAGTAGTATCCTGGGGGCAAGAACAGGTTTGTTCGGCTGGGCCAGGAGCCTCGTGCCCCAGTGGATGCACACACGGGGCCCCTCTGTGACGTGTGTACAGACACACCTGTCAGACCAAGCCCTGCCGGCCTCTCTGAGCACCCCAAACCCCAGATTCCTTTTATTGCAGGTGGAAACGTGCAGTAACCCCCAATCCTAGGATTTTAGCACGTTACAGGGGTGgcagctgggggggtgggggtggaggacgCAGGAGGCAGATGCCAGGCTTCCTCTGGACCCCAAGTGACCAGGCTGAGGTAGTCTGAATGGACAGTGATCTCTCTGCAGGGAATCATTCATCCCACAAGCCTGGGGCTGTGTCCATGGCAACCCAAGGCTGTGTGTGCACATTCACTCCCTCCTACTGTGGCCATCTGGGTCCACTACCCAGGAGCGGACAGGCACAGTCAAGTCCCTGCCTGAGGCAACAGAGCATGCACCAAAACTCAAACGCAAGGAACCGTAGAACCCCTGCACCAAGGGCACCAGGGTAACCCCTCATCCTTCCTCACGGGGCAAGTGGAGGAGGAAAGTACTTGTCGGGTCCTATAGCTACCCGAGAGTGACAACCTGGGAAGACCTGGCCTTGGCCCCAGCTTGTGGCTAAGAGGCTGAATtcaacaggagaaaagaaactgATCTGGAGCAGCTCCTCCTGACCATTCCTGATCACACAGGGTGTGCAGGTCGGGGAGAGCCAAGGGCACCGTGGGCCTGCTGGCtgacgccccccacccccactgcaggagcaggaaggggagggggctaGACCTGCCCTTGCGCCACTCCCACCTGGGTCTGCCTGCCCACCCGCCCGCACCCGAGGATGGCAGCCCCTATAAGCTCCCCCCAACCGGGCCCAGGCCTGTTCCTCCCGTTATATTGCactattaatatttaaaaccGTCTTATTAGCCTCTGTTCATCACTTAATAACTGTGCATGTCTGTAGAACCGTTCTTCTAGAAAGCTTTGATTAGTTAGGTTTTTTGGGGCAATTTTCATTGTAGCAGGACTGGCAGGGACCCTGGGTCTGTCTCCCCAGCAGAGGTGTCAGAGAGCAACACAGAAGCCAGTGAACCTGCTCCCTGACTGCTAAAAGCCCACGGCaggaagcaggagtgggaggagggctggcaccgctgccccccaaccccagaaGTCAGAGCCTTCAGGGAGACCGCACCTTTCTCCTGGGCCTCTCGCCGCCTGCGCTCCTCCAGGTCCAGCTTGCTGACCAGCCTCCGCCGCTGCTGCAGGAACTCATCGTAGATGTAGGCGGGGTCTGGGACCCGCGGGGCTGTGGGCCGGTAGGGTGAGCCTGGCTTCAGGGGCCCGGTGAGCTCCCCGAAAGGGGCAGGCTGGGTGAGGGAGGCCCGCTGCTGGCCCAGGATGGTCTGGGTGGACTTCTCGAGCTCGGCCAGGAAGGGCCCGGGCCCGTGAGGAAAGGCCTGGTGCTCcaggctccctgcctctcttGGTGGTGGCTGGTACTTGTCCAGGGGGATGGCCTCTCGCTTCCGGGGCCCCTCCTCCGCCTTTTCTGGGCAGTAGACCCGTTCCACCTTCACCAGTGGGACGGCTGCCTGGCGGCTGGGCTCGAACGGAGTGGGGTGGCTGTGCAGAGCGTGGCTCTCAGGAGCCCGCCGTGTCTCCAGGGTGCTGTCCATCAGGGACACTGGATTCCAGAGGCCTGTGGGCACAGAGTGGTGCTGGGGCTTGGGTGAGATGAGCGGCGGGGGTCCGCCGAAGTGCTGCGGGGGGTCTCGGCTGCCCGGCTCTGGACGGTTTGGTCCTGGCCTAGGGAATGAGCAGAGCAGGCCATCAGTCACGATGGCAGCCACCCGGGCTGCCCAGTTGGGAACTCCCCGGAGAGCGGAGCTGGAGGGGCACCTAGGCCGCCACCTCTAAGACCCCTTGACAGGCTGCTGCCTGTGGACTCCATTTCCCCTGCACACAGCTGGAGGCAGGTAGGTGTGGACTCCTGAGAGGATACAGAAGCTCAAAGATGGACGCTGCTTGCTGAGGACAGAGACAGTCTCAGGCCAGACCCACTTTTGCTCCTCTTTCTCACCCATGGCCTCGCAATAGCTCTTTCCATTCCACCACTTCCAGAATTCCTCTAAACTCTGTGTAAGGACAGACCCTCGCCTTTGTTTTCCATGGGGAGACCCACTGTGGAGAGAATAATGACAAGTTTCTGACGCCAAAGGTGTGGCCTTGTCACTGGCACCCACCACTACATGTGCCAGgcagtggacagagggagagggcaggccaGCATTCAACGGGGccactctcctctctcccaggTGTCCACCTAGCCtagtggggtgggggacacctGCTTCCAGGGCGACCCTCACACCCAGTGGTCCCCATCGGAATGGCAgcaactggggcgcctggttggctccatcggttaagcgtctgcctttggctcaggtcattgatctcagggtcctgagatcgagccccacgttgggctctctgctcagctggctgtcggcttctccctctgtgctctccctctccctctctcaaataaataaataaaatattaaaaggggggaaaaaaaaggaacggCAGCAGCCCCATGTGGCCCCAAAGCAGCAGCTACACCCAGAGAGTCTTCATGGAGCCAAGCCACTCGCGGGAGCACAGCACCCCCACACTCAGGCAGGGCGGGAACTAGAGCGACCTCCTATCAGGTAAGACACTTTGCCTCTATCTCAGCAGGCTTCCAGGGCTCTCCCCACATGGCCaaggaggggggctgggggggggacAATGAACCATAGCCACCAATTTACTCCCAAATGCAGACGGGGAGAAAACCTCCCAATGCCACCGCACCACTGATGAGCAGCGTACAAAAGGAAACCATATCAAGAAGCCGTATGCCCTAAAGCAAACAGCCAAGGAATAAAACCCGTTagcagaataaatatttcatgcaCCGGAGCGAAGCACCGAATGGTTTTCTAGCTCGGAACACAAGGCCCCATCAGATGTCAAGTTCACGCTGCTGTAAGGCCACGTGCGCTGCCAGCTGCTGGGGGCCAGATTCCGCCCCTGTTGCCCCAGGCCCACACGAGGCTGCTGGTCCTGAGGCAGAGGCTACCCCTACTGGGGACAGCAGCGCTGGGATCCTCAGGCCTTGGGCAGAGGCTGACCCCCGTGGCAGTCAGAATACCCAGACTTTATCAGGAGGTGCTGAGGTGTGCCGGAGGAGCAGAGGTCAGCTCACCGGTGGACAAAACCTCGCCTCTGAGCGGCCTCAGAAAAGCAGAGGGGCTCTCACTGCAGCCACAGTGGGCAGTGTAGGCTGTGCGCGGCAGACACGCCATCTCACACCAGATCAGCCCGTGAATCCCTACCGCTGCCCTACCCAACGGCAGACTCCACAGGAGGGCTGCCGAACAGGCCAGCAGCGCCCAGGGCACAGTCGGCCAAAAgctgaaggaaagagagggaaggagcatGTGGACGTTGAAGTCTCCGACCCAGACAGCATCCTCAACATTAAGAGCTGGAGAGACACTCCCAAATCTTCCCACCCGGCCTCCTTTGTGCTcaactggggaaactgaggccagtaTCCCCTGTCCCTGAGACGTGGCCAGGCTCTCTGCCAACTCTGGCTGATGAGCCCTGGAGGGATGGACGGGGTAGGGGACGCTACTAAGTGACAGCTAGACCAacaggtgggagtggggaggcccGGGGGCAGCTGTAAGTGTAGGAAGGGGCCCAAGATGGGCACGAAGACCTCCCGGAGGATCCCAGAAGTGGGCTGGGAAACGGGTATTATTTATTGCAATAGCAATAaacttaatttcttatttaagtaaaaattaaacacagtcccctttctcattaaaaaaacgTTTGGGCTTGAAAACAGAGGCAGACAGAAACAACGGGTGTAATTATCAATTAAGGTTTCTCTTGCCCCCTCCAGGCGCCACGACTGTCCCCGCGGGGACGAAGCCAGGCTGCATGGGAAGGCCCTGGCTCTGGCCGGCGCCATCACTTAGGAACAGGCACCTCCGAGCGCCTCTTTCCCTGCTTAGAGTCTCTGCTTCTTTGCGGGCCAAACACGATCGGGGGCGGGCGGGGAGTGTGTGGTAGCGAGTGAAAGACTCAGGAGGCAGGGCAAACTGCAGGCTATGAGCAAATCCAAGCGTGAAGACCCCCGCCCCTGGGTTCCCTGGCACTCCCCGACCCCGccgagccccacacctggcgctCTCCGGCCTGTGCTCCGCTTCCGTGGGGACGGGGGGCCGGCCCATGTCCAGGTGCTGCTCCAGCACCTGCTGCCGAAACTCCGACACTTGCGACTGCCGGTCCTCCTTCTCCTGCCGCAGCCGCCGCTGCCGTGCCAGCCACTTCTCCTCCTCGTTGGTGCGCTGGATCAGCAGGGCCGTGGCGGTGCTGCTGCCCGGCAGCGAGAAGATGCTGTGGTTGGACAGGAGGCTGGGCAcggtgtggtggggggtgggtgcgGGGTGCAAGGGGTGCTGCATGGGCTTCGGTGCTTGCAGGCCCGCCTCCTTCAGCTTCTCTGTGGGGGGGAGAAACCGCCACAGCAGGATCTCAGCACCGGGGCCCGGCCCatgcctcccccttctctccaccGCCGCCTGACCCCAGGGGCGCTATGGATGCTTCAGGAAGCACGGCCTCCGGGGATGCTTGGTGGCTGGTGGGCACCGCTCCTGATCGGACCCGCCGCGGTGCTGCCGCGGGCTCGCACTGGCTCAAGAAAGCAGACTGAGTTCTCAGAATCATGCAAGCCCCTTGTTAACAAGCCATTATTAACTGACGACATATACCCGCGATGAAACAAAGTATGTTCAAGACAAAGGCAAAGAAACACTCAAAACGCATTTCTCCCTTCCTGATGCTTTCACTGCATTTTACTATCATGCGTGACGGGATCTACGTCTCTTGGTTCGGGGGCCCACTGGGCACCTCTCCCCAACTCCCGCCTGGCTCCGTGACCTCGCGTTTGTAGCCTACGATGGGCCACGCGGCGCATCTCTGCACAGAGGCCGGCAGCCGGCCGCCGGGGCCCCGCGGTACCTGCTCGCGTCGGGGTCAGCTGCTCCGAGGGCTTGCTCCGCTCCTCGGCCGCGTGGCTCCGCAGCCCATGCAGCTCGGCCACAGGCAGGAAGGCCGGCTCCAGCGCCTTGGCCGCCAGCAGCTCCTTCTCGCGGGCCCGCTGCTCCCGCTGGCGCTCCAGCTCCCGCTCCCGTTCCTTCTCCCGCTCGCGTTCCAGCTCTTTCTCCCGCTCGCGCTCCTTTTCCCGCTCTCGCTCGCGCTCCTTCTCCCGCTCGCGGTCTGCTTCCCGCTCCCGCTCGCGCCTTAGCTCTTCATCCAGCTGTAGCCTGTGgtgaagtgggaggaggaggtaaCGGCCGCTGTGCTGGCGCAGGGGGGACGAGGCACGGGCCCCGAGAGAACTCCCGGGGGCAGGAGACCAGCACTGTAACCTGTGCCACGACAGCAGACGCGCAGGCCTCCGCTTTTATGAAGTCACCGAGAGACTTGAAGTCCCCCGGACCGAGCTTCACAGCACGTGCTGCTCGTGCCAGGAGGCTGGCGACGGACCACCGAGCCGCCAGGCACCGGCTGGGAGCGCGAAGTCTAGCACCCGTCCCTCCCCACCTCGTGGGTGAACAGACCGCGGACACGAGCGGCCGAGCCAGGCCCTAGCGCGGGCCACGCTGCGCTGTCAGGCAGCAAGAGCAGGGACGCCCCGGCCCAGGACGTGGCTTACCTCTCGGCGCTGAGGCTGGACATCCGCTCCGAGTGCAGCGCAGCCAGGGACGAGTGGGAGAGCTCGGGGGGGTAGCGGACCCCAGAGAGGTGGAGATGCATAGCAGATGGGTGCAGCGGGGGCAGGGAgccgggggtggggatggggtagaAGGGGGACCGGAGGGCTGACAAGCAGTAGGAGTCATCCATCCTGTGAAGAGAAGATGGGGCCCAGTGAGAACCAGAGTTCAAGGAAACAAAGCCCAGGCCCATCCAAAGGTACCCCCTAGCCAGGGCGGAATGGCCGGGAGCCTCCACAAAGGCCCTGGCGACAGAGGCCACGGCCAGCCCCAAAGCCCAGCCAGGACCCCTCCAGGCCCGACCGCAGGCCCCCTATGAGCAGCAGCCCCTGCTCTACAGACACGTTGGGCTGGGACCTGGGAGGCTCCTGCACGGAGCAGAGACGGGGGACACGCTTGCCCTGGGGCTTCCCAGTCAAGCAGCAAAGTGCTCCCTCCTCTCCGTGAAGCCATGCACTGTGCCACCAGCAGGCCGGCAGCGACACAGGCAGCCACTGGGGCAGCGGCAGCACGGCTGATGGGGTCTCCCACCAGGAGCAAACCCCTAACGGCTAACTTGTGGAAGGCTGGGGAGCCTGGCCCCAGGACATGAGGGGACTCCGTGGGGTGCCTCACCTGAAGGCTGGGTGGGGGAACGGGTGCGGGGCCAGGTAGCTGGGGTGGTAgtaggcggcggcggcggcagcggcggggtCCAGGccaaggggaggcagggaggacatGCGGAGGTCCTCGGTGGTGTGGTAGGGCCGGAAACTCCTTAGGTAGTCCTCAGTCACGGTGCTTGGGGGGACCACATGGTGCACAGGCCGCTGGAGGCTGCGGGTGGGGACGGACGGATGGACAAGGGGAGGACAGCAGTGAGCAGAGCTCCTGCTACGGGCTGGGCAACAGTCCCCCGCACACTGCTGCTCCCGCCTCCGCCCGAATGAAGGGTCTCCAGGGACAGGTCCTGGCTCCCACAAACAAGAGGTGGACAGCTACCACTCCTCAGGCCTGCTACCGTCTCAGCGTGCGGATGGACAGCAGGCACAGACAGGGCTGCGGCCCAGGGCTCAGCCACCATCTGGCAGCTCTCAGCCTCAGCTGGTGCAGACCCGCCGCCAGGCACCACCGCTGCCGGAGCCGAAGGCTCCAGACCCCCACACACGCCCGCGCCCCGGCCCCCCATCTGCAGACTTACTTGAGTGGTGGGAAGCGTGAGTCCTGCACCACAGAGCTGGGGGAGATGCCAAAAGGGTAGGGAGTgctgagcaggtgggaggggatggCTGGGCCCCCCGCTTTCTCCTGGGGCAGCGGGGGCTCCACGATGAGGCGCTCCCGACCGCTGCTGCTGCCCCGAGAGCCGGCGTCCTGCTGGAGGACAGAGAGGACCGGGTCAGGACCGGGGTGCAGGGGACGGGCCAGCTGAGGCCACTGCCAACAAGGCTGGGGCCTCCTCCAGACTCAGAGCGGCTCGCGTTCTGGTGCACGGTCTAAGATGCGCTCTCCTGAAGGGCTTCTACCCCATCCCGCGGGGCACATAGGAGGTGGTCCCCCCTTCCGAAGGACACAGGTTCTCATGGCAGAAAGGCTGGACTGAAACCCATCTCATTGCTGGGACAAGGCACAGAGCGGGGGCCCCCGCCCGCACCGACATCCACACCCTCCCAGCGTGCACTTCTCACAAGGTGACGCCCGCTCCAAACCCACAGCGGAGAGTTAGACGGGGTCGTTCCAGCAGCCGCAGGAAGTGAGCTCTGCTCTGCAGCAGGGAGCAACGGAACCAGCCAGAGCCCCCCACACGCGGCTCACCAAGCGTGCACAGGCGACCCCCAGGGGCTGAGGCGTCAGCTGTGCTGCCAGCTGCCGGCGTGCATCACAGATCCTCGGCCCCCTGATGCCCACAGTCGCAGACGAGAAGCTGGCACTGCCCACGGGCAGAACATGCCAGGCGAACCCCGCTGCCAACCCCCCGGGGGGGGGGTTCTGGCAGCAGCCACAGTAGGCAGCTATGCTACCCCGACTGGTCAGACCTGTCTGGGGACACCTTTGCACGCACTGGCGGTGGGCTGCGGCCCTGCCGACCCCACACTCGTGGGCACACAGAAGGGCCTGGGGCCCGGCGGGGAGGCAGACCCTGGGGTACCACAGAAGGGCCTTGCTCAaggcaggaggggggaggaggaggaagaggagccccAACCAAGACCAAGGGCAGAGCCTGCCATGCCTGGCCACACGGAGGAACCAACGGTGTGTCTAGCCCTGGGAACACATGCCACCCACAGTTGTGACTGCTCTTGCCATTTGCGTGGCTGAAGGGAGCTGAGCAGTAAGACGGGCGCAGTGACAGCAGTCGGGGGCTCCTGAGGTCTGTTCAGAATCTTCTGGAGCGGGGAGGGATATCCATCGTCATGACAGCCCTTCTCAGCCTGAGCGAGGTCACCACCAGCCCCAGCTTAACCTCAGCCACAGGGGTTCTGAGGCCATGGCCACAGGCTCCCGGAAGCCCCAGGAGCTTCTCAACCAGGCCCTTCCTTCAGGTGGCTGGACtgttatgccccccccccccgcccccgcatcaGGTCTGGCcactcctgctgagcagacagcaaACCAGGGCCACAAGAAAGCAGGAGGCAGTCGTGGGGGTCAAACCCGGCCTGCCCACCCCAAATCCATGGTGTTTCCACCGTGTCACAAAACACTAAGCACGCTCTGAAAACAAGGGGGGACCACAACCCTTTGAGAGTCTCCTCAGTGAGGCGGCTGAGCCCCGCCCCCAGGGAAGACCCTGCTgctccccactcctccaccctgtgttcctggctctgccaggTCCAAGGTCCTCTGGCAccgctggggggaggggaagcagcagagctgCTGCGGCTGCGCCCTCCGAGCCCCCCGGCCCCCCAGCAGCAGTCACAGGCCTGT
This genomic window from Ursus arctos isolate Adak ecotype North America unplaced genomic scaffold, UrsArc2.0 scaffold_19, whole genome shotgun sequence contains:
- the GSE1 gene encoding genetic suppressor element 1 isoform X5; protein product: MKGMSHEPKSPSLGMLSTATRTTATVNPLTPSPLNGALVPSGSPATSSALSAQAAPSSSFAAALRKLAKQAEEPRGSSLSSESSPVSSPATNHSSPASTPKRVPMGPIIVPPGGHSVPSTPPVVTIAPTKTVNGVWRSESRQQDAGSRGSSSGRERLIVEPPLPQEKAGGPAIPSHLLSTPYPFGISPSSVVQDSRFPPLNLQRPVHHVVPPSTVTEDYLRSFRPYHTTEDLRMSSLPPLGLDPAAAAAAAYYHPSYLAPHPFPHPAFRMDDSYCLSALRSPFYPIPTPGSLPPLHPSAMHLHLSGVRYPPELSHSSLAALHSERMSSLSAERLQLDEELRREREREADREREKEREREREKEREREKELEREREKERERELERQREQRAREKELLAAKALEPAFLPVAELHGLRSHAAEERSKPSEQLTPTRAEKLKEAGLQAPKPMQHPLHPAPTPHHTVPSLLSNHSIFSLPGSSTATALLIQRTNEEEKWLARQRRLRQEKEDRQSQVSEFRQQVLEQHLDMGRPPVPTEAEHRPESARPGPNRPEPGSRDPPQHFGGPPPLISPKPQHHSVPTGLWNPVSLMDSTLETRRAPESHALHSHPTPFEPSRQAAVPLVKVERVYCPEKAEEGPRKREAIPLDKYQPPPREAGSLEHQAFPHGPGPFLAELEKSTQTILGQQRASLTQPAPFGELTGPLKPGSPYRPTAPRVPDPAYIYDEFLQQRRRLVSKLDLEERRRREAQEKGYYYDLDDSYDESDEEEVRAHLRCVAEQPPLKLDTSSEKLEFLQLFGLTTQQQKEELLTQKRRKRRRMLRERSPSPPTVQSKRQTPSPRLALSTRYSPDEMNNSPNFEEKKKFLTIFNLTHISAEKRKDKEKLVEMLRAVKQKALSAAVADPLRNSPRDSPAVSLSEPATQPASLDTEKPVGVAASLSDVAKGTEPGRLEQLRPQELSRVQEPAPASGEKARLSEAPGGKKSLSMLHYIRGPAPKDIPVPLSHSINGKSKPWEPFMAEEFAHQFHESVLQSTQKALQKHKGNVAVLSAEQNHKVDTSIHYNIPELQSSSRLPLPQHNGQDAPSGRKGPLTQEMDQDSEEDEEDGEEDEEEPPRRKWQGIEAIFEAYQEHIEEQNLERQVLQTQCRRLEAQHYSLSLTAEQLSHSMAELRSQKQKIVSERERLQAELDHLRKCLALPAMHWPRGYFKGYPR